TGGCGTAAGGGTAGCGGTGGGCGTTGAAGTTGGTGTGGGGGTGGGAGTGGGCGTATCCGTGGGGGTGGGAGTGGGGCCGGGCGTGGGAGTGGCTGTAAAAGTGGGCGTGGGTGTCCAGGTGGGAGGAATACTGGGGTCCAGGGCTGTGGTCCGAATGACAATCAAAACCAGGGCCACCGGCTGGTTGAGGTTTAGCACATTGGCCCGGCGCAGTTCATTAGCCACGCGCTCCTGTAAAAGTTCCACGCCGCGATGGCTGGGGTCTGTGGTACCTCTAACGCTTACCTCTAATCTAAGGGCATTTTTAAGGGTAGTATCGTTTGCCTTATCTTCTTCTGGATTATTGAATTCTTCCCAGGTATCCAATTTAAAAGAGGGGCCAAGTTGGGCCACCTGCTCGGATAACACCTGATTAATGATCTGCTTTCGCCTGGCTTCCTGGTAAGAGTCAATGGAAAGCGTATACAGCACCCAGGCCATCAGCATTAACAAAATTGCCGAGCCAAACAGACCTCCTCTAAAAATATTCTGACGTCCCTGTCTGCCTAAATGGGGCCGGAAGCCTACCAGGAAAAAGATTAAGCCACTGGCCGCGCTGATGGCAATCAGGTTGGTCAAAAAAAGGACCAGCGCGCCCTGGGCAATTTTCAAATCTCCCAAGGAAAGGCCAATGCCAATGGTCGCCAGGGGCGGCACCAGGGCTGCGGCAATGGCCACGCCAGGGAGAGACGAAGACATATCTTTGCGGCATAAGGCATAAGCCCCGGCCAGACCGGACACCAGCGCCACCCCCAAATCAAACAGGGAGGGTCTGCCCCGGCTTAGAATCTCCGGGGTGAGATCCGTACCGGGCAAAATCAAACCCAGCAGCAGGCCCATGCCAATCGCCAATAAAACGCCCCGCAGGGTAGCGCTGGCAGATAACCGCAACAATTTAGCATCGGCCTGAATCATGCCCAACCCCAAGCCAATGATGGCCGCCATTAGGGGGGCTACCAGCATTGCGCCAATGATGACCGCCGGACTATTCACCAAGAGACCCAAAGCGGCGATGCCCGCCGCCAGGGCAATCATGATAAAAAAGTCTATCTTGGGCCGGGCAGCGCGGCGCACCTGTTTATAAACTTCGGTTCGTTCCTCTGCCGAGAGGGGGGGGATGAGATGATTGACCTGCCACCACGCCCGGCGCAACACGGAGCCAACCCCACCCTCAAACCTTTTGACAATGATCGTAGTACCCTTGTTTTGCCTGGCAATCTGTTGCGGGATGGCGCCAAACAAAATCTGGCTAAAAACGCTCTCTTTGCTGGCCCCTACCATGGTCACATCATAGTGTTCCACCTCACGCATGACTCCCTGTAAAACATTATCGGCCTGGACAACCTTTGTTTTGAAGCGCGGGTGGCCGGTCCAGGGTTGGGTAAATTCTTGCAACCAGGTCTGGCGTTCCGCCGCTCTGGCCGTGTCGCTGGTTTCATGGGTAATATAGAGGGCAGTCACTTCACCTTGAGCAAAGGTGGTCAGGGCCAAATCCAAGGCCAGGGTGGTATGGGGGCCGCCTGACGTAGGAACCAAAATTTGCAACGGTTCCTTCTCCAGAAGGGCTGTTTCCGACCACGTGGAAGCCATCTTGACGACCATTATGTTGCAGGGTGCTTGCTGTAACACCGGGTCTAAGGTGCGGCCCAGTAAATAGCCTTGCCGGGAAGAAAGACTGAGCCAGCCCAGCACCAGCAAAGAGGCGGAATCCTGGCGGGCTTGCTTTAAGATAACTTTGGCCGCCGTCTCACTATGTGCCACTCTGGTCTCAATAGGAA
This portion of the Anaerolineae bacterium genome encodes:
- a CDS encoding TIGR00341 family protein, which translates into the protein MDTIPIETDCHILVAIRGREDFLPLLNVGYLLAKANQGRLMIITVRQTEQSPEWFEIPAHLADIPIETRVAHSETAAKVILKQARQDSASLLVLGWLSLSSRQGYLLGRTLDPVLQQAPCNIMVVKMASTWSETALLEKEPLQILVPTSGGPHTTLALDLALTTFAQGEVTALYITHETSDTARAAERQTWLQEFTQPWTGHPRFKTKVVQADNVLQGVMREVEHYDVTMVGASKESVFSQILFGAIPQQIARQNKGTTIIVKRFEGGVGSVLRRAWWQVNHLIPPLSAEERTEVYKQVRRAARPKIDFFIMIALAAGIAALGLLVNSPAVIIGAMLVAPLMAAIIGLGLGMIQADAKLLRLSASATLRGVLLAIGMGLLLGLILPGTDLTPEILSRGRPSLFDLGVALVSGLAGAYALCRKDMSSSLPGVAIAAALVPPLATIGIGLSLGDLKIAQGALVLFLTNLIAISAASGLIFFLVGFRPHLGRQGRQNIFRGGLFGSAILLMLMAWVLYTLSIDSYQEARRKQIINQVLSEQVAQLGPSFKLDTWEEFNNPEEDKANDTTLKNALRLEVSVRGTTDPSHRGVELLQERVANELRRANVLNLNQPVALVLIVIRTTALDPSIPPTWTPTPTFTATPTPGPTPTPTDTPTPTPTPTSTPTATLTPSLTPTPTGTPSPTPTATPTPTFTPTPALAVVANTRGQGVKLRWTPAGPIAGALPESTRLTVLYGRVTADGLEWIEVMDADGRRGWVAADYLVILP